In a genomic window of Streptococcus oralis:
- the pepC gene encoding aminopeptidase C, whose amino-acid sequence MNAIQESFTDKLFANYEANVKYQAIENAASNNGIFAALERRQSHVDNTPVFSLDLTKDKVTNQKASGRCWMFAALNTFRHKLISQYKLENFELSQAHTFFWDKYEKSNWFLEQVIATADQDLTSRKVSFLLQTPQQDGGQWDMVVALFEKYGVVPKSVYPESISSSNSRELNAILNKLLRQDAQILRDLLASGADQATVQGKKEELLQEIFNFLAMSLGLPPRQFDFAYRDKDDNYQSEKGITPQEFYKKYVNLPLEDYVSVINAPTADKPYGKSYTVEMLGNVVGSRAVRYINVPMERLKELAIAQMQTGETVWFGSDVGQLSNRKAGILATDVYDFESSMDIQLTQDKAGRLDYSESLMTHAMVLTGVDLDENGKSTKWKVENSWGDKVGTDGYFVASDAWMDEYTYQIVVRKELLTAEEQAAYEAEPIVLAPWDPMGALAE is encoded by the coding sequence ATGAACGCGATTCAAGAATCATTTACAGATAAATTATTTGCCAACTATGAAGCAAATGTCAAATACCAAGCTATCGAAAATGCTGCAAGCAATAACGGAATTTTTGCAGCCCTAGAACGTCGCCAAAGCCATGTAGATAATACACCTGTTTTCTCATTGGATTTGACTAAGGACAAGGTAACCAACCAGAAAGCATCTGGTCGTTGCTGGATGTTTGCAGCCCTTAATACCTTCCGTCACAAACTCATCTCTCAATACAAGCTCGAAAACTTTGAACTGTCACAAGCCCACACCTTCTTCTGGGACAAGTATGAGAAATCAAACTGGTTCTTGGAGCAAGTGATTGCGACTGCAGACCAAGACTTGACGAGCCGCAAGGTTAGCTTCCTACTCCAAACACCCCAACAAGACGGTGGTCAGTGGGATATGGTCGTTGCCCTCTTTGAGAAATACGGTGTCGTGCCCAAGTCTGTTTATCCTGAGTCTATCTCATCTAGCAACAGCCGTGAGCTAAATGCTATTCTCAACAAATTGCTTCGCCAAGATGCCCAAATCTTGCGTGATTTACTAGCATCTGGTGCAGACCAAGCGACTGTTCAAGGCAAGAAAGAAGAGCTTTTGCAAGAGATCTTTAATTTCCTTGCCATGTCCTTGGGTCTTCCACCACGTCAGTTTGACTTTGCTTATCGTGACAAGGATGATAACTACCAAAGTGAAAAGGGCATCACACCACAAGAGTTTTACAAGAAATATGTCAATCTTCCTCTAGAAGATTATGTTTCTGTTATCAATGCTCCAACTGCTGACAAACCTTACGGTAAATCATATACAGTTGAGATGTTGGGAAATGTCGTCGGTAGTCGTGCAGTTCGCTATATCAATGTTCCAATGGAACGCTTGAAAGAATTGGCCATTGCCCAAATGCAGACAGGAGAAACTGTTTGGTTTGGTTCAGATGTCGGTCAGCTCAGCAACCGTAAAGCTGGAATCCTTGCGACAGATGTTTATGACTTTGAATCAAGCATGGATATTCAACTGACTCAAGACAAGGCTGGACGTTTGGATTATAGCGAAAGCTTGATGACACACGCCATGGTCTTGACAGGTGTTGATTTGGACGAAAATGGGAAGTCAACTAAGTGGAAGGTTGAAAACTCTTGGGGAGATAAGGTCGGTACAGATGGTTACTTTGTTGCCTCAGATGCTTGGATGGATGAATACACTTACCAAATTGTTGTCCGTAAGGAATTGCTGACAGCAGAAGAACAAGCCGCATATGAAGCAGAACCAATCGTGTTAGCACCATGGGATCCAATGGGTGCCTTGGCAGAATAA
- a CDS encoding HAD-IC family P-type ATPase, giving the protein MKYLSSQDIKDRQRNISDIKPYKTSKEIVVSNIFTFFNAINLALAVLVATTLRFENMLFLGVIAINTAIGIFQEVRSKNALEKLSLLGKSKYKVNRDGQTIEIDPEDIVLGEYLHLNLGDQVPVDAEVLEGNIEVDESLLTGESDSVFKTVGDKLMSGSNVVSGTCLVTATAVGPDSYINKLAKSSKEFKKYPSQLRDYMDKILKIVSILLVPVAILLYVRGFSLGRSYVEIVLGSSGALVGMIPEGLILLVSVSLAVAAMKLAKKKVLVQELYCVETLARVDVLCFDKTGTITTGNMKVQEMDANVEEKLSSYLAYFDDENATSRALKTYLTCEKKWEVQEVGAFSSKNKYSFVQVKDGGTYFFGAYEFLGFTQPMDAYYEHLKQQGFRILTLAHSKDQITSPANMELLGHVVLLDEIKDNTKETFDYFESQGVEVKIISGDNHVAVYGVARKAGFKEEARAIDMTKVSEQDFERVVLEHEIFGRVTPEQKQKMVSILQNAGKTVAMSGDGVNDVLALKKAAISFAMNGATSAAKSVSNIVFLTDDFAVFYDILMEGRRVINNIQKVASLFLTKTFFSIVFAILSVVFGLEFAFIPIQFTIISAITIGIPSFFLTFESNKEKVSTHFMRDILTNAAIGGGILVASVLLTNFFITVPGQVKFICFLLALINGLCLVAKVSLPFNRYKLVLLAFLSLVALVGVLANTFILQGAYVPLETTQVVYVAILAVVIGGLHYLTRRKS; this is encoded by the coding sequence ATGAAGTATTTAAGCAGCCAAGACATCAAGGATCGTCAACGAAACATCAGTGACATTAAACCTTATAAAACAAGCAAGGAAATCGTCGTTTCAAATATCTTTACATTTTTTAATGCCATAAACTTGGCTCTGGCAGTTCTGGTAGCCACAACCTTGCGATTTGAAAATATGCTCTTTTTAGGTGTGATTGCTATCAATACAGCCATTGGGATTTTCCAAGAAGTGCGTTCAAAAAATGCTTTAGAAAAACTAAGTTTGCTTGGTAAAAGTAAGTACAAAGTCAATCGAGATGGTCAAACGATTGAGATTGATCCGGAGGACATCGTTCTAGGGGAGTATCTGCATCTCAATCTGGGTGATCAGGTGCCTGTCGATGCAGAAGTCCTTGAAGGGAATATTGAAGTTGATGAGTCCTTGCTGACGGGTGAGAGCGATTCGGTCTTTAAAACGGTTGGTGATAAGCTGATGAGCGGAAGCAATGTCGTTAGCGGTACTTGTCTGGTCACGGCGACGGCGGTCGGACCCGATAGTTATATCAACAAACTCGCAAAATCCAGCAAGGAATTCAAAAAATATCCTTCTCAACTGCGCGATTACATGGATAAGATTTTAAAAATCGTCTCCATCTTGCTGGTGCCAGTTGCCATTCTGCTTTATGTCAGAGGTTTTAGTCTAGGACGGTCTTATGTTGAAATTGTTTTGGGAAGTTCAGGTGCCTTGGTCGGCATGATTCCAGAGGGCTTGATTCTCCTGGTCAGTGTATCCCTTGCGGTAGCGGCCATGAAGCTGGCTAAAAAGAAGGTTCTGGTGCAGGAGCTATACTGTGTGGAAACTTTAGCGCGAGTAGATGTTCTTTGTTTTGATAAGACAGGTACCATCACGACTGGTAATATGAAGGTTCAAGAAATGGATGCTAATGTAGAAGAGAAACTGTCTTCTTATCTAGCCTATTTTGACGATGAAAATGCAACTTCCCGAGCTCTGAAGACTTACTTAACCTGTGAGAAAAAGTGGGAAGTTCAAGAAGTCGGTGCCTTTTCAAGCAAAAACAAGTATTCCTTTGTTCAAGTAAAAGATGGTGGGACCTATTTCTTCGGAGCCTATGAATTTCTAGGCTTTACCCAGCCGATGGATGCCTACTATGAGCATCTGAAACAGCAAGGTTTTCGAATCTTAACACTCGCTCATAGCAAGGACCAGATTACGAGTCCAGCTAATATGGAACTACTAGGCCACGTCGTTTTGTTAGATGAGATTAAGGACAATACCAAGGAAACCTTTGACTATTTCGAATCTCAAGGTGTTGAAGTGAAGATTATCAGTGGTGATAATCATGTAGCTGTATATGGGGTGGCTCGTAAGGCAGGTTTTAAGGAAGAAGCCCGTGCGATTGATATGACCAAGGTGAGTGAACAAGATTTTGAAAGAGTGGTCTTGGAACACGAAATCTTTGGACGTGTTACACCTGAACAGAAGCAAAAGATGGTATCTATTTTGCAAAATGCGGGTAAGACAGTTGCCATGAGTGGTGACGGGGTCAATGATGTTCTGGCTCTCAAGAAAGCAGCTATCAGTTTTGCTATGAATGGTGCTACTAGCGCAGCCAAAAGTGTATCCAATATTGTTTTTTTGACCGATGATTTTGCGGTATTTTATGATATCTTGATGGAAGGTCGCCGGGTCATCAATAACATCCAAAAGGTAGCCTCTCTCTTTCTGACAAAGACCTTCTTCTCCATCGTGTTTGCCATTTTGAGTGTGGTATTTGGTTTGGAATTTGCCTTTATCCCCATTCAGTTTACAATCATTTCAGCCATTACGATTGGGATTCCATCTTTCTTCCTAACTTTTGAGTCCAATAAAGAAAAGGTCAGCACACATTTTATGCGAGATATTTTGACCAATGCTGCGATTGGTGGTGGCATTCTAGTCGCTAGTGTACTCTTGACGAACTTCTTTATCACTGTCCCTGGTCAGGTCAAATTTATTTGCTTCCTCCTTGCCCTGATCAATGGTCTGTGTCTAGTTGCCAAGGTCAGTCTGCCATTTAATCGATACAAACTAGTCTTGCTCGCATTTTTGAGCCTTGTAGCCCTTGTAGGAGTGCTTGCCAACACCTTTATCCTGCAAGGAGCGTATGTGCCTTTAGAAACCACCCAAGTCGTCTATGTAGCCATCCTAGCAGTGGTGATTGGAGGCTTGCATTATCTGACTAGAAGAAAAAGTTGA
- a CDS encoding PTS system mannose/fructose/sorbose family transporter subunit IID, giving the protein MAEKIQLSKSDRQKVWWRSQFLQGSWNYERMQNLGWAYSLIPAIKKLYTKKEDQAAALERHLEFFNTHPYVAAPIMGVTLALEEERANGVEIDDAAIQGVKIGMMGPLAGIGDPVFWFTVRPILGALGASLAASGNLVGPLLFFFGWNAIRMAFLWYTQEFGYKAGSEITKDMSGGILKDITKGASILGMFILAVLVQRWVSINFTVNLPGKQLAEGAYINFPEGAVTGAELKGILADALGGLSLDKIQPQTLQGQLNSLIPGLMGLLLTFLCMWLLKKKVSPIAIILALFAVGIAARFFGIM; this is encoded by the coding sequence TCCTTCAAGGTTCTTGGAACTATGAGCGTATGCAAAACTTGGGTTGGGCTTACTCATTGATCCCAGCTATCAAGAAACTTTACACTAAAAAAGAAGACCAAGCGGCTGCTCTTGAGCGTCACCTTGAGTTCTTCAACACTCACCCATACGTAGCTGCTCCAATCATGGGGGTTACTCTTGCTCTTGAAGAAGAACGCGCTAACGGTGTTGAAATCGACGACGCAGCTATCCAAGGGGTTAAAATCGGTATGATGGGACCTCTTGCTGGTATCGGTGACCCAGTATTCTGGTTTACAGTTCGTCCTATCCTTGGAGCTCTTGGTGCATCACTTGCTGCATCTGGTAACCTTGTTGGTCCCCTTCTCTTCTTCTTTGGATGGAATGCTATCCGTATGGCCTTCCTATGGTATACACAAGAGTTCGGTTACAAAGCTGGATCTGAAATCACTAAAGACATGTCTGGTGGTATCTTGAAAGACATCACTAAAGGAGCATCTATCCTTGGTATGTTCATCCTTGCCGTTCTTGTACAACGTTGGGTATCTATCAACTTTACTGTGAACCTTCCAGGTAAACAATTGGCTGAAGGAGCCTACATTAACTTCCCAGAAGGTGCTGTTACTGGTGCTGAATTGAAAGGAATTCTTGCTGATGCACTTGGAGGATTGAGCCTAGATAAGATTCAACCACAAACTCTTCAAGGTCAGTTGAACTCATTGATTCCAGGATTGATGGGACTTCTCCTTACTTTCCTTTGCATGTGGTTGCTTAAGAAAAAAGTATCACCAATCGCAATCATCCTTGCTCTCTTTGCAGTAGGTATTGCAGCTCGTTTCTTCGGTATCATGTAA